A stretch of Amycolatopsis balhimycina FH 1894 DNA encodes these proteins:
- a CDS encoding alpha/beta hydrolase, giving the protein MAVSVLVAATAPAAATTPDPLAPYLTQKVSWGACPFKQRDQSPSAQCARITAPRDWAAPAAGPELQVAISRVTATGDRRGAILLNPGGPGGQGTSLAGALAGLEPSVREHYDFVGMDPRGTGQEGGTDPGFVCRVPLGRLPADDGLDARDRSAGSIALHQRTPRVLAEACQSDALAPYITTWQTAHDMDLIRALLGDEKLNYLGYSYGTWLGAKYASLFPEHAGRIVLDSSVDFEGRLQAAFEAFPKIDQRQFDRVYAPWLARRFPDQLGKTAAEVRAKWERLRAFFKGKGVPPDVFDHIFVGNGSGRQWLAGALVLTKGAAALDGTAKPPPAALKDDLDRVSRAVFGRPTEKLTAADVAAAAPELRRTQELRRTQELEPDYADVPGTRFAVACGDQPARAATWYKLLSDLQGPAYPLFGWAYGLSEPCGFWSDLPRHELPELPVRAAKNVLVVQGEFDPQTGYEQAETAARAAGVPMISVADSPFHGQYAVGGNSCVDDLVNTFFLGTTRPAATVCPGVPLPGENKVFPVEGPAGEPTAPSEPAPRDAHSPTRQRLQDTISSVNRGD; this is encoded by the coding sequence GTGGCCGTCTCGGTCCTGGTGGCGGCCACGGCGCCCGCCGCCGCGACCACGCCCGATCCCCTCGCGCCGTACCTGACACAAAAGGTCTCCTGGGGCGCCTGCCCGTTCAAGCAGCGGGACCAGTCGCCGTCCGCGCAGTGCGCGCGGATCACCGCCCCGCGGGACTGGGCGGCCCCGGCCGCCGGTCCCGAGCTCCAGGTGGCGATCAGCCGGGTCACGGCCACCGGGGACCGGCGGGGCGCGATCCTGCTGAACCCCGGCGGGCCCGGCGGCCAGGGCACCTCGCTCGCCGGCGCGCTGGCCGGGCTGGAGCCGTCGGTGCGCGAGCACTACGACTTCGTCGGCATGGACCCCCGCGGCACCGGCCAGGAAGGCGGCACGGACCCGGGGTTCGTCTGCCGGGTGCCGCTCGGGCGGCTGCCCGCCGACGACGGCCTCGACGCCCGCGACCGCTCGGCCGGCAGCATCGCGCTGCACCAGCGGACGCCGCGGGTCCTGGCCGAGGCGTGCCAGAGCGACGCCCTCGCGCCCTACATCACCACCTGGCAGACCGCGCACGACATGGACCTGATCCGCGCGCTGCTCGGCGACGAGAAGCTGAACTACCTCGGGTACTCCTACGGCACCTGGCTCGGCGCGAAGTACGCATCGCTGTTCCCCGAGCACGCCGGCCGGATCGTGCTCGACTCCAGCGTCGACTTCGAAGGCCGCCTGCAGGCCGCGTTCGAAGCGTTCCCGAAGATCGACCAGCGCCAGTTCGACCGCGTCTACGCGCCGTGGCTGGCCCGCCGCTTCCCGGACCAGCTGGGCAAGACCGCCGCGGAAGTCCGGGCCAAGTGGGAGCGGCTGCGCGCCTTCTTCAAGGGCAAGGGCGTGCCGCCCGACGTCTTCGACCACATCTTCGTCGGCAACGGCAGCGGCCGGCAGTGGCTGGCCGGCGCGCTGGTCCTCACCAAGGGCGCGGCCGCGCTCGACGGCACCGCCAAACCGCCACCCGCCGCGCTGAAGGACGACCTCGACCGCGTCTCGCGCGCGGTCTTCGGCCGCCCCACGGAGAAGCTGACCGCCGCCGACGTGGCGGCGGCCGCGCCGGAGCTCCGCCGCACTCAAGAACTCCGCCGCACTCAAGAATTGGAGCCCGACTACGCCGACGTGCCCGGCACCCGGTTCGCGGTGGCGTGCGGCGACCAGCCGGCCCGGGCGGCGACCTGGTACAAGCTGCTCAGCGACCTGCAGGGCCCGGCCTACCCGCTGTTCGGCTGGGCGTACGGCCTCAGCGAGCCGTGCGGCTTCTGGTCCGACCTCCCCCGCCACGAGCTGCCGGAGCTGCCGGTGCGCGCGGCGAAGAACGTCCTCGTCGTCCAGGGCGAGTTCGATCCGCAGACCGGCTACGAACAGGCCGAGACGGCGGCGAGGGCGGCCGGGGTCCCGATGATCTCGGTGGCGGATTCGCCGTTCCACGGCCAGTACGCCGTCGGCGGCAATTCCTGTGTGGACGATCTGGTGAACACGTTCTTCCTCGGGACCACGCGTCCCGCGGCCACCGTCTGCCCCGGCGTCCCGCTGCCCGGGGAGAACAAGGTCTTCCCGGTGGAGGGCCCGGCCGGCGAGCCGACCGCCCCCTCCGAGCCGGCGCCGCGTGACGCGCATTCGCCGACGCGCCAACGGCTTCAGGACACCATCAGCTCGGTCAACCGCGGGGACTGA
- a CDS encoding LLM class flavin-dependent oxidoreductase, with product MKKIGFLSFGHWSASAHSETRSAADFLHQSIDLAVAAEELGVDGAYFRVHHFARQAGSPFPLLSAIGARTSKIEIGTGVIDMRYENPLYMVENASTADLISGGRLQLGISRGSPEQVIDGWRYFGYNPADGETDADMARQHTEVFLKLLDGEGFAQPNPRPMFANPPGLLRLEPHSEGLRDRIWWGSGSNATSVWAAKLGMNLQSSTLKDDETGEPLHVQQRKQIEAYREAWTEAGHEREPRVSVSRSIFALTNDLDRAYFGRDRHSRDQVGMIDEDTRAIFGRSYAAEPDELVRELKEDEAVQAADTLLLTIPNQLGVEYNVHVLESILTHVAPELGWR from the coding sequence GTGAAGAAGATTGGCTTCCTCTCGTTCGGCCACTGGTCGGCGAGTGCGCACTCCGAGACCCGGTCGGCCGCGGACTTCCTGCACCAGTCGATCGACCTGGCCGTCGCCGCCGAGGAGCTCGGCGTGGACGGCGCGTACTTCCGCGTGCACCACTTCGCGCGGCAGGCGGGCAGCCCGTTCCCGCTGCTCTCGGCGATCGGCGCGCGGACCTCGAAGATCGAGATCGGCACCGGCGTGATCGACATGCGCTACGAGAACCCCCTGTACATGGTTGAAAACGCGAGTACCGCCGACCTCATCTCCGGCGGCAGGCTCCAGCTCGGCATCAGCCGGGGATCCCCCGAGCAGGTGATCGACGGCTGGCGCTACTTCGGGTACAACCCCGCCGACGGCGAGACGGACGCCGACATGGCCCGGCAGCACACCGAGGTGTTCCTCAAGCTCCTCGACGGCGAGGGCTTCGCCCAGCCGAACCCGCGGCCGATGTTCGCCAACCCGCCGGGGCTGCTGCGGCTCGAGCCGCACTCCGAGGGCCTGCGCGACCGCATCTGGTGGGGTTCCGGTTCGAACGCGACGAGCGTCTGGGCCGCGAAGCTGGGCATGAACCTGCAGAGCTCGACGCTCAAGGACGACGAGACGGGCGAGCCGCTGCACGTCCAGCAGCGCAAGCAGATCGAGGCCTACCGCGAGGCGTGGACGGAAGCCGGCCACGAGCGGGAGCCGCGGGTTTCGGTCAGCCGCAGCATCTTCGCGCTGACCAACGACCTGGACCGGGCCTACTTCGGCCGCGACCGCCACTCGCGCGACCAGGTCGGCATGATCGACGAGGACACCCGGGCGATCTTCGGCCGCTCGTACGCCGCCGAGCCGGACGAACTGGTGCGGGAGCTCAAGGAGGACGAGGCCGTCCAGGCCGCGGACACCCTGCTGCTGACCATCCCGAACCAGCTCGGCGTGGAATACAACGTCCACGTGCTGGAGAGCATCCTCACCCACGTGGCCCCGGAGCTGGGCTGGCGCTGA
- a CDS encoding cellulose binding domain-containing protein — translation MGSASRRIAGRPAVLAAVAALVLGVSLLWPWSSGAAPASPVTGNATHFDGLGAPYGGCGLPQEVLDAPDFVALNVYNTPGDYSFYPRPLPPSQAAKIGLWDNGRNCGRFVQVTIGDYCTGVNDGAPGQPFCRNGSWVSDGYAGAQLTMVVADSCGDSNAWCRDDPGHLDLSTASLNRFVKNGVPVGDMNPAHWNNRRISWSYVPPPNYTGDLKLGFLQGSQRYWTAVAVSHLPNGVHGVEYLGADGTWQQAQPDSDMGQAFLIGPTATAGTAYAIRVRDASDALVNNGRVYRFSLPDQCLSGCAAAYTATGYTTDPGNPATTTTPTTPATTTSTPPGASCSVTAAVTTTWSGGHQLEFTVRNTGSAALSGWTTTFTFAGSQQLINTWNAVPTQTGHEVRAANQTYNGTLSAGATTTWGAVVNGDAQPLSGLGCTAR, via the coding sequence ATGGGATCCGCCTCCCGCCGGATCGCCGGGCGGCCGGCCGTCCTCGCCGCGGTCGCCGCGCTCGTGCTCGGTGTTTCCCTGCTGTGGCCGTGGAGTTCGGGTGCCGCGCCGGCGAGCCCGGTGACCGGCAACGCGACCCACTTCGACGGGCTCGGTGCTCCCTACGGCGGCTGCGGGCTGCCCCAGGAAGTGCTGGACGCACCGGATTTCGTGGCCCTCAACGTCTACAACACCCCCGGCGACTACTCCTTCTACCCCCGGCCGCTGCCGCCTTCCCAGGCCGCCAAGATCGGCCTGTGGGACAACGGCCGCAACTGCGGGCGCTTCGTGCAGGTCACGATCGGCGACTACTGCACCGGGGTCAACGACGGCGCGCCCGGGCAACCGTTCTGCCGCAACGGTTCCTGGGTGTCCGACGGTTACGCCGGCGCCCAGCTGACCATGGTCGTCGCCGACAGCTGCGGCGACTCGAACGCCTGGTGCCGCGACGATCCCGGCCACCTCGACCTCTCGACGGCGTCGCTGAACCGGTTCGTGAAGAACGGCGTGCCCGTCGGCGACATGAACCCCGCGCACTGGAACAACCGGCGGATCTCGTGGTCGTACGTGCCACCCCCGAACTACACCGGCGACCTCAAACTCGGCTTCCTCCAAGGCTCACAGCGGTACTGGACGGCCGTCGCCGTGTCGCACCTGCCCAACGGCGTCCACGGCGTCGAGTACCTCGGCGCGGACGGCACCTGGCAGCAGGCACAACCGGACAGCGACATGGGACAGGCCTTCTTGATCGGCCCGACCGCCACGGCGGGCACCGCGTACGCGATCCGGGTCCGGGACGCGAGTGACGCGCTCGTGAACAACGGCCGCGTCTACCGCTTCTCCCTGCCGGACCAGTGCCTGTCGGGGTGCGCGGCCGCCTACACCGCCACCGGCTACACGACCGACCCCGGCAACCCTGCCACGACCACGACGCCCACCACACCGGCCACCACCACGAGCACGCCGCCCGGCGCGTCGTGCTCGGTGACCGCCGCGGTCACGACGACCTGGAGCGGTGGCCACCAGCTGGAGTTCACCGTGCGGAACACCGGCTCGGCCGCGCTGTCCGGCTGGACGACCACGTTCACGTTCGCGGGGAGCCAGCAGCTGATCAACACCTGGAACGCGGTGCCGACCCAGACGGGCCACGAGGTGCGGGCGGCCAATCAGACGTACAACGGGACACTCTCCGCCGGGGCCACGACGACCTGGGGCGCCGTCGTGAACGGCGACGCCCAGCCGTTGTCCGGGCTCGGCTGCACCGCGCGGTGA
- a CDS encoding carboxymuconolactone decarboxylase family protein: MEPRMDLFATETGARLTKRFANLGQVVARSPLPKATQELVSLRASQINGCGWCIDMHTKDAAAAGETAVRLALVAAWRESTVFTAAEEAALALTEEGTRLADAGEGVSDATWARVREHYDDEQVAALVALVALINAANRLAVIVHQKGGSYEPGMFAAFAEQA, translated from the coding sequence ATGGAACCCCGTATGGACCTGTTCGCCACCGAGACCGGCGCCCGGCTCACCAAGCGGTTCGCGAACCTCGGCCAGGTGGTCGCGCGGTCGCCGCTGCCGAAGGCCACGCAGGAACTGGTCAGCCTGCGGGCCAGCCAGATCAACGGATGTGGCTGGTGCATCGACATGCACACGAAGGACGCCGCGGCCGCCGGGGAGACCGCGGTCCGGCTCGCCCTGGTCGCCGCGTGGCGTGAGTCGACCGTGTTCACCGCGGCCGAGGAAGCCGCGCTCGCGCTGACCGAGGAGGGCACGCGCCTCGCGGACGCCGGCGAGGGCGTGTCGGACGCGACCTGGGCCCGGGTGCGCGAACACTACGACGACGAGCAGGTCGCCGCGCTGGTGGCGCTGGTCGCCCTGATCAACGCGGCCAACCGGCTCGCCGTGATCGTGCACCAGAAGGGCGGTTCCTACGAGCCCGGGATGTTCGCCGCTTTCGCCGAACAGGCGTGA